A region from the Lentisphaera profundi genome encodes:
- a CDS encoding ABC transporter substrate-binding protein, producing the protein MRYFITISLLLISSLCAQSTQVEPFDVSVSVFYRPNEPELPTTKRLIDLMRKDKTISIQQWGGIELPGGGAKASLMMSIAGDTAPDVGEAWFHVIGSEVRNGFLYPLNEWIGEDEDGNGMIDDHEAKWDGWKDVPTLWRKVAMHDGKIYGIPQATKSTMGVIFRTDLVKAAGLNPNNPPETWDEFRQWCDALTQKDKTGLITQRGIGLQPYGFTFLPWIQSAGGSPIVQYKTSPTSGEKIAFPADAISFKSPSGEDLSSAPSEWQANFDSPEAAQAAKLYHDLIWQKWIKHPDTGKGIYLTKEDLTKGSVEVDGKEISFTQTELYTGTAIGQTGQRGESAFDYLANGRTAMVTWFADDLNSMGQKVNISPDLLSWFPFPKGPGPNATQAIQIQNHYIVMYEGVSRRSKAERDKIWEVATALSDKEVRDNAVKQKVLSGMARFAKPSDLKRLGYDEYLAEIPQAIKNNFTKMDSGKIAAATEPYMGFWSTVDGALNREVLSLIIAQTGENFDYQTALKHVNKKANGGMMFAMTDDELNKYRPNARIVFAIIVIIMICLMIKIVRNSLKKDNSNLAKKAGSRNVYNKYLAWGMVAPALILIALWSYYPSSKV; encoded by the coding sequence ATGCGTTATTTTATTACAATTTCATTATTACTCATAAGTTCACTTTGTGCTCAATCGACGCAAGTTGAGCCTTTCGATGTATCCGTAAGTGTTTTTTACCGACCCAACGAACCAGAACTCCCCACGACTAAACGTTTGATCGATTTAATGCGAAAAGACAAGACCATCAGTATCCAGCAATGGGGTGGAATTGAGTTACCTGGTGGTGGAGCCAAAGCTAGTTTGATGATGTCCATTGCCGGTGACACTGCACCCGATGTTGGCGAAGCTTGGTTCCACGTCATCGGTTCCGAAGTACGCAATGGCTTTCTTTACCCACTCAATGAATGGATTGGGGAAGATGAAGATGGCAACGGAATGATTGATGATCACGAAGCTAAATGGGATGGTTGGAAAGATGTCCCCACACTCTGGCGTAAAGTTGCTATGCATGATGGCAAGATCTACGGTATTCCCCAAGCTACAAAAAGTACCATGGGGGTCATCTTCAGAACTGACCTAGTTAAAGCTGCTGGTTTAAACCCCAATAATCCACCTGAAACCTGGGACGAATTCCGCCAATGGTGCGATGCCCTAACTCAAAAAGATAAAACGGGCTTGATCACTCAACGTGGCATTGGTTTACAACCCTATGGTTTCACCTTCCTCCCATGGATCCAAAGTGCTGGTGGTTCACCAATTGTACAGTACAAAACTAGCCCTACAAGTGGCGAAAAAATTGCTTTCCCAGCTGATGCAATAAGTTTCAAAAGCCCCAGTGGTGAAGATTTGAGTTCAGCACCTTCTGAATGGCAGGCAAACTTTGACTCTCCAGAAGCTGCGCAAGCCGCAAAACTCTATCACGACCTCATATGGCAAAAATGGATTAAGCACCCTGATACAGGTAAAGGTATTTACTTGACAAAGGAGGACCTTACCAAAGGGTCTGTTGAAGTTGACGGCAAAGAGATTTCATTTACTCAAACCGAGCTTTATACAGGCACGGCCATTGGCCAAACAGGTCAACGTGGTGAGAGCGCCTTCGATTATTTAGCCAATGGTCGTACCGCTATGGTCACTTGGTTCGCCGATGACCTCAACAGCATGGGACAAAAAGTTAATATAAGTCCAGATCTCCTTTCTTGGTTTCCTTTCCCCAAAGGTCCAGGCCCCAATGCAACTCAGGCTATACAGATCCAAAACCACTACATCGTCATGTACGAGGGCGTAAGCAGAAGATCTAAAGCTGAGAGAGACAAAATTTGGGAAGTGGCCACGGCTCTTTCCGATAAAGAAGTGCGCGATAATGCCGTCAAACAAAAAGTCCTTTCCGGCATGGCACGTTTCGCTAAGCCCAGCGACCTAAAACGTCTCGGTTATGATGAGTATTTGGCGGAGATTCCCCAAGCGATTAAAAATAACTTCACAAAAATGGATAGTGGAAAAATTGCTGCTGCGACAGAGCCTTACATGGGTTTTTGGTCAACAGTGGATGGTGCGCTTAATCGCGAGGTCCTAAGTTTAATTATTGCACAAACAGGTGAAAATTTCGATTATCAAACAGCCTTAAAACATGTGAATAAAAAGGCCAATGGCGGTATGATGTTTGCTATGACAGATGATGAGCTTAACAAATACCGCCCTAATGCGAGAATCGTTTTTGCTATTATTGTCATTATTATGATCTGTTTAATGATCAAAATTGTTAGAAATAGCCTGAAAAAAGATAATTCGAATTTAGCTAAAAAAGCAGGTTCTCGTAACGTGTATAACAAATACCTCGCTTGGGGTATGGTCGCACCCGCACTCATCCTCATTGCTCTTTGGTCCTACTACCCCTCTTCAAAGGTATGA
- a CDS encoding acetylxylan esterase, with protein sequence MNLNLASPHGTKCSPPVNPVISFFSPHSSDFHFDNDFDLLWQSNLKSVSSTWTLHRNGFSTPFKEGKADANLSNRYSTRIDTSELFPGFYDLKISVDLGNGKFETSSTTFAYKADEMFLYDSKPADFQEFWQKAKEEIDQVNLDARYESQLETFDEQAINTYNLAHSALPESYDPDGITHPTVDSQKVSFAGPDNGRVYGWLAKPQGEGPFPAMLILPGAGIAARPRPLEHARHGYLSLDIQIHGQDCCTDNYPQIDGYGKNEDFSAPKNFYYYKVHQRVLQALNYLDQRPDVDSSKIVVVGGSQGGRLSTVAASIDKRVAATIPCITHNGNHPYFTHAWKSNEAKNHGMDSETFDYDKSEENLCLAYYDVMNFSADIECPVLMNMGITDPVSWASHVYAVYKNLNCQKQIITLPNLAHDWCAEFDRRAWIWLKETLGEK encoded by the coding sequence GATTTTCATTTTGATAATGATTTTGACCTCCTTTGGCAATCCAACCTTAAATCAGTAAGTTCTACTTGGACTTTACATAGAAATGGCTTCTCTACTCCTTTTAAAGAAGGAAAGGCTGATGCCAATTTGAGTAATCGCTACTCCACAAGAATTGACACCAGCGAGCTTTTTCCAGGTTTTTACGATTTAAAAATTAGTGTTGATTTAGGTAACGGTAAATTTGAAACAAGCTCAACCACTTTTGCTTACAAAGCTGATGAGATGTTTCTCTACGATTCAAAACCAGCGGACTTTCAAGAGTTTTGGCAAAAAGCCAAAGAAGAAATCGATCAAGTTAATCTGGATGCGCGCTATGAATCTCAGCTCGAGACCTTTGATGAACAAGCCATCAACACATACAACCTCGCTCACTCAGCACTTCCTGAATCTTACGACCCTGACGGCATTACTCACCCTACAGTTGACTCTCAAAAAGTAAGCTTTGCAGGGCCCGATAATGGACGCGTCTATGGCTGGTTAGCCAAACCACAGGGCGAAGGCCCCTTCCCTGCTATGCTCATCCTGCCTGGTGCTGGCATCGCTGCTCGTCCTCGCCCCCTTGAACATGCTCGCCATGGCTATTTAAGTTTAGATATACAAATTCACGGTCAAGACTGCTGTACTGATAACTACCCACAAATCGATGGCTACGGAAAAAACGAAGACTTTTCAGCCCCTAAAAATTTCTATTACTACAAGGTTCACCAACGCGTATTACAGGCTTTAAATTACCTGGATCAACGCCCAGATGTAGACAGTAGTAAAATTGTGGTAGTTGGCGGTTCCCAAGGTGGACGACTCAGCACTGTCGCTGCCAGTATAGATAAACGTGTTGCCGCTACCATTCCCTGTATCACCCACAATGGCAATCACCCTTATTTCACTCACGCGTGGAAAAGCAATGAAGCAAAAAATCATGGCATGGATAGTGAAACATTTGACTACGACAAAAGTGAAGAAAACCTTTGCCTTGCCTATTATGACGTGATGAACTTTTCAGCTGACATAGAATGTCCAGTGCTCATGAATATGGGTATAACTGATCCTGTTTCATGGGCCAGTCATGTCTATGCCGTTTATAAAAACCTGAATTGCCAAAAACAAATCATTACACTCCCCAATCTAGCTCACGATTGGTGTGCGGAATTTGATCGCCGCGCTTGGATTTGGTTAAAAGAAACCCTAGGAGAAAAATAA